A stretch of Paludisphaera rhizosphaerae DNA encodes these proteins:
- a CDS encoding cyclase family protein, with protein MQGRRVRATVLAALGLALAAVATASVRGRSEKVEQPPFWELLATLRGGRFIDLTHTFAPGIPHWGGVPDSTVETLYDFEPGGGTMGKGLLIHRYSLAGQWGTHVDPPAHFIKGLRTVDQIDVREMLLPLVVLDVHEAVAANADYTTTLDDVRAWERRHGPIPEGAFIALRTDWSKRWPDPAAMRNVDAQGVSHTPGWSREVLRYLLEDRKATAVGHETLDTDPGSATSRGDYGLEAYVLGRDRYQIEALASLDAVPEAGAIVVATFPRPRGGSGFPARVFAVAP; from the coding sequence ATGCAAGGACGACGAGTTCGTGCGACAGTCCTGGCGGCACTGGGCCTGGCTCTGGCGGCCGTCGCAACGGCATCGGTTCGAGGACGCTCGGAGAAGGTGGAACAGCCGCCGTTCTGGGAGTTGCTGGCGACGCTCCGCGGCGGGCGGTTCATCGACCTGACGCACACGTTCGCGCCGGGGATTCCGCACTGGGGGGGCGTACCGGACTCCACGGTGGAGACGCTGTACGACTTCGAACCGGGCGGCGGAACCATGGGCAAGGGCCTGCTCATCCACCGCTACAGCCTGGCCGGCCAGTGGGGGACGCACGTCGATCCGCCCGCGCATTTCATCAAAGGGCTCCGAACCGTGGATCAGATCGACGTCCGCGAGATGCTCCTGCCACTGGTCGTGCTGGACGTCCACGAGGCCGTCGCCGCCAACGCCGACTACACGACGACCCTTGACGACGTCCGCGCCTGGGAGCGCCGGCACGGCCCTATTCCCGAGGGGGCGTTCATCGCCCTCCGGACCGACTGGAGCAAGCGCTGGCCCGACCCGGCGGCGATGCGGAATGTCGACGCTCAGGGCGTCTCCCATACCCCGGGGTGGAGCCGTGAGGTGTTGCGATACCTGCTGGAAGACCGCAAGGCGACGGCCGTCGGTCATGAGACGCTCGACACCGACCCGGGCTCGGCGACCAGTCGCGGCGATTACGGTCTGGAAGCATACGTCCTGGGTCGCGACCGCTACCAGATCGAAGCCCTCGCGAGTCTCGACGCCGTCCCCGAAGCCGGCGCGATCGTCGTCGCCACGTTCCCCAGGCCCCGCGGGGGCTCGGGCTTCCCGGCGCGGGTCTTCGCCGTGGCGCCGTGA